A stretch of DNA from Microlunatus sp. Gsoil 973:
AACGGGCTGTCCTTCTCGCTGCCCAGGGCCGGAATCGTCGGTGTCATCGGCCCCAACGGCGTCGGGAAGTCGACGCTGTTCCGGATGATCGTCGGCGAGGAGACCCCGGACAGCGGAACGCTCAAGCTCGGTTCGACCGTTTCGGTCTCCTACGTCGACCAGAGCCGCTCCGGTCTTGATCCGAAGAAGAACGTCTGGGAGGTCGTCTCCGACGGGCTGGACTACATCAAGGTCGCGAACTTCGAGATGCCGTCCCGCGCCTACGTCGCCAGCTTCGGCTTCAAAGGCCCGGACCAGCAGAAGCCGGCCGGTGTGCTGTCCGGTGGTGAGCGCAACCGCTTGAACCTCGCGCTCACGCTCAAGATGGGCGGCAACCTGCTGCTGCTGGACGAGCCGACCAACGACCTGGACGTGGAGACCCTGCAGTCGCTGGAGGACGCGCTGCTGGAGTTCCCCGGTTGCGCCGTCGTCGTCTCCCACGACCGCTGGTTCCTCGACCGGGTCGCGACCCACATCCTGGCCTGGGAGGGCACCGACGAGGATCCGGCCCGGTGGTACTGGTTCGAGGGCAACTTCGAGGACTACGAGGCAAACAAGATCGAGCGCCTCGGCGCAGAAGCCGCCCGGCCGCACCGCACCACGCACCGTCGGCTGACCCGCGACTGACGGGTCAGCCGCCGACCCGCCGGCCCGGCAGGCCGACGATGAAGGTCGTTCCGACCACGACGTGCATCGACACCAGGGCGATCGCGGCCGGCACCGACAACGCCATGGTGATCGGCGACCACAGGGAACCGATCAGCACGACCCCGGCGATCACCCGCCAGACGGTCGCGGCCCGCCGGCCAAGGAAATGTTCCAGGACGGCCAGCAACAACCAGGCCGCCAGCCCGGAGATGATCGGCGCCGCGGCGACCAGGACAGGGTGCACGACCTGCGGGCCGAATCCCTGGTCGACGACCAGATCGGTGCCGATGATCTTGGCACAGAGCACCCAGTCCAGCAGCGCCGCCGTCAGCGCGATCAAGATCACGATCGCCCGCCGCGCGCGGGGCGCCGCCCTCCGATCGTCCTTGTGATGCGCGACTGTCGTCGGGTCGACGGCACGTGCGTTTTGGTCCTTGGTTGCACTTCTGTCCATGATCAGGACGCTACGGTCGCCGGTCCGGACCTGCCTGCGACGTCTGTCAGGACCCCCAGGTGACAACCGTCACCGATTGCCGTCGCCGATCTCCGGAACGTTCCTGCGGCGGTCAGCGGGCCAGCAGATCGGCCAGGCTGATCGCCGTACGACCGCCCAACTCGGCCAGCTGCGTACGGCAGGAGAATCCGTCGGCGAGCACGATCGCCTCCGGATCGGCCGCCCGGACGGCGGGAAGAAGATCATGTTCGGCGACTGCGACGCTGACCTCGTAGTGGCCCTTTTCCATCCCGAAGTTGCCGGCCAGGCCGCAGCAGCCGCCGACCGTGGTGATCGCGGCGCCCGTCCGGGCCAGCAACGCGGCGTCGGTCTGCCAACCGCTGACCGACGCATGGTGACAGTGCGGCTGGACCACCACCTCGACACCGGTGAGATCGGGAGGTTGCCAGCCGTCGGTGTGGGTGAGCAACTCCGCCAGGCTCTGGATGCCGGCCGCCACCGTGGCGATCCGCGGATCGTCCAGCAGTTCGCCGGCATCGCTGCGCCACACCGCGAGACAGGACGGTTCCAGACCGACGATCGGGATCCCGGCCTCGGCGTACGGGGCCAACACCGCTGCCGCGTTGCGCAACTGCCGCCGGGCGCCGTCAAGCTGTCCGGTGCTGATCCAGGTCAGACCGCAACAGGCGGTGCGGGGGAGCAGGTAGGGCTGGTAGCCCGCCCGTTCCAACACGGTGATGGCCGACGGGATCGGCCCGCCGGCGAACTGCGAGGACAGCGAATCGGTCCAGACGATCACGGGCTTGGCCGCTGACGGTCCGGAAAGGTTCGCCGCGTCGCCGGCGATCGGCACCCGGTCAGTGATCCTGCTGGTCTCGAAGGCGGGCAGGCTGCGCCGCCGGTCGATTCCGGCGATCGACTTGATCAGCCGGCTCAGTCCCGGCATCCGGGTGCCGAGGTTGGCCAATCGCGCCACACCGGGCAGTCGGGTGATCATCCGTCCCCAGCGTGGCAACTGTCCCAGCGCGTAGTGCGACCGCGGCCGCGGCTTGCCGGCGTACGTCTCGTCCAGCACCCGCGCCTTGTACGCTGCCATGTCGATACCGGTCGGGCAGTCCCGGCGACATCCCTTGCAGGACAGGCAAAGGTCTAATGCCTGGTGCACCTCAGGCGCTGTCCAGCCACCGCCCACCAGCCGCCCGTTGATCACCTCCTCCAACACCCGCGCCCGCCCCCGGGTCGAGTCCTTCTCGTTGCCGGTCGCCTGGAAGGACGGGCACATCACCCCGCCGCCGGCGGTGTTGTCGGCGACACACTTGCCGACCCCGGTACAGCGATGCACCTCCCGGGTGAAACCGGGATCGGCCAGCGCCAACGGGCGGAGGCGTACCTGCGGGATCCGCAGATCGGCGTCCACCGGCCGAGGATCGACCAGCACTCCGGGATTGAGCAGGTTGCCCGGATCGAAGATCTGCTTGACCGCGCCGAACAGCCGGATGGCTTCGGCGGAATACATCTTCGGCAGCAGGGCCGAGCGTGCCCGGCCGTCGCCGTGCTCACCGGACATCGAACCGCCGTAGCCGGCAACGAGTTCCGCGGCATCCTCGACGAACCGCCGGTACTGGTCCCCGCCGCCCTCCTCCCACAGCGGGAAGTCGATCCTGATGTGCACGCAGCCGTCACCGAAATGCCCGTACGGCAGCCCTTCGACGCCGTAGGAGCCCATCAGCTTCTCGAAGTCCCGAAGGTAGGCGCCGAGATGCTCCGGCGGGACGGCGCTGTCCTCCCAGCCACCGTGTGCCGGACGGCTCAGGCTGACCGCCGCCAGCCCGGCGCCGTCCTCCCGGATCTTCCACAATCGGGCCGTCCGCGCCGGATCGTCGACGATGAAACCGTCCAGACAACCGGAGTCGGCAAGCAGCCGTTCGGCCCGGTCGCGTACGTCATGATCATCCTCACCGGCCAGCTCGACCAGCATCCAGCCGGCACCCCGGGGCAACACCGGTACCGCACCCTCGCCCTGCCGCCGGCGGACGACGTCAACGATCCTCGAGTCGAGTCCTTCGGCAGCCGTCGGACGGTAGGGCAGGATGGCCGGCACCGCATCGGCTGCCTCCGCCATACTCGGATAACCGAGCGCGATCATGATCTTGTACGGCGCATCGCGGACCAGCCGCACCGTTGCCCTGGTGATCATGGCCAGGGTTCCTTCGGTACCGGCGAGGAACTTGAGCACGTCGAAGTTCCTCTCCGGCAGCAGGTTCTCCAGCGCGTAGCCCGACACCTGTCGGCCGAACCTGCCGAACTCGGTCCTGATCAGGCCGAGATGATCACGAACCAGCGCGTCCAGGCGGGTGAACAACGCCGAATCGGACGGTGAGCTGTCGGCGGTGATCAGCATCCGGGTGCCGTCGGCCGTGGCGATCTCCAGGTCGACCAGGTTGTCGGCGGTGCGGCCGTAACCCAACGCCCGCGACCCGCAGGCGTTGTTGCCGATCATGCCGCCGATGGTGCACCGGGTGTGCGAACTGGGATCCGGTCCGAAACGCAGGCCCTGCCGGGTCGCCTCGCGTTGCAGGGCGGCGTGCACCACACCAGGTTCGACGGTTGCGGTGCCGGCCTCCGGGTCGATGGAAACGATCTTGTTGAGGTGTTTCGAGGTGTTCAGGATGAGGCCGGTCCCGATCGCGTTCCCGGCGATCGACGTCCCGGCTCCACGGCTGGTCACGGGCACCTCATGGTCGACCGCCAACCGGCCGATCTCGACAAGTTCCTCGGCGGTCCGCGGCCACGTGACCAGTTGCGGGACGACCCGGTAGATGGAGGCGTCGGAGGAATACAGCGCCCGGGTCAGGGTGCTGCTGTCCACCGCCGCGCCGAGCCCGCGACGGCGCAGTTCGGCCAACAGGTCGCGTGCCGCCGGGTCGAGGATGTGGTCCGCGGGCCCGACGGCGTCGGCCGGATCGGCCGGGTCGGCCGTGGTGACGTCAGTCATAGCGGCGTCAAGCCTAAGGGGCGGCGTGCCGCCGACGCTCAGTGGCGCACGTATCCACCCGACGACGCCGCCGGGGACTCCGGGTCCTCGGAGAGGCAATCGTCAGCGTCCTCGGCATCGTCGGTGTCATCCGCGACATCCTCATCGTCGGGGTCCGACGTCGGCGTGGGAGCGACCAGGATGAAATGGCGGGGCGTCAGGGTGCCGTCGTCGCGTGGGGTGTCCAACAGCCCGTCGAAGACCCGACCGAGTGCCTCCCAGTCGTCGGGGCCGGCAGGGCCGATCAGGTGCCTGCGTACCGATTCCACGTGGGCCGGGGCCGACTCCTGCAGAAGTTCGACTCCCCGTTGTGTCAGCTCCGCCCAGACCCCGCGACGATCCGATCGTGAGGCCTCCCTCCGAACCAGTCCGGCGGCCTCCATCCGGGTGATCGTGTGCGTCAACCGGGAGCGGGACTGGTGCACCGCGTCGGCGAGTTCGGACATCCGCAGCCGCTGGTCCGGGCCCTCCGACAGGCAGACCAGGATGCTGTACTCGTTGAGCGACAGGTTGAACGGACGGAGTGCCTGATCGAGGCGCTGCCACAGCTCGGCGGCACCCAACAGATACGTCCGCCAGATCCGCTGTTCGGATTCGTTCAACCACGGGGTTTGGCTCATCGTCACCAACTTCGGTCCTGCGGGAAGCGCGCCATGGCGCGAACCTACTGCACGGGTGAAGGTCGCCGGATAATCTACGCCGAAATGGCTCAGGAATGTCGCTGCGTCGTGATCAGCAGTCTCTCCGCACGCCAGGCGTTTGTGCTACGCCAGAAGGAATACAGGACGACACAGACCATCACACCGGAAATCACCGCACTGAGTTGCTGCACGGCGATTCCGGCCACCAGACCTGCGTCCGGCCCGGATCGGGCGCGGTGACTCAGGAACGCCAGCAGGTAGGTCGCAGCGATCGACGCCAGAGAAAGAGCGGTGAAGGTGATGGCCACCCGATGGACCCGGTCGGTGCGCCGCCGGCGATATCTCAGGAATCCGACGGTCGCCGTGGAGAACAGCACTGATAGTGCGCCGATGAGGGTGAATCCGGTCCCTGCCGACGTGCCATCGGTGAAACGGGTGACCGTCTGGAAGACCGCATAGTAGAGCGCCCAGCTGGTCAGGATCAGTGGATAGCCGATCCCCACGACCACGGCCGCTCGGAGGGTGGCCGAGGCGCCGAGTTCGGTCCGGCACTGGCTGGCGATCCTGTCGATCTCGTTGACGCCGAAGTCTTCGACCGCCTTCTGTTCGGCGATGCTTGCCGGCAGCCCGGCCTCGCGGTAGGCCGCCGCCGCATCCTCCAGGCCGTCGCGCATCTCGGTGATCAGCTCCCGGCCCGCACCGACCCGGGTCTGCGGGATCCTGGCCCGCAGCGCTGCGAGCAGCCCGGGGATCGTGGTGACCTCGGCAGTTGATGTCGTCATCGTGCAGTGCCTCCCAGGACGCGCTGGATGGCGCCGGAGAATCGCAGCCATTCGGTGCGCCGTTCACTCAACGCCCGACGGCCGACAGCGGTCAGGCTGTAGGTGCGCCGGCGGCGGCCACCCACGGTACTCCACCGACCCTGCAGGTAGCCGGCGGTTTCCAGTCGACGGAGTGCCGGATAGACGGTACCGGTCGGCAGGTTCAGTTCACCGCCGCTGCGCCGTTGCATCGCCTCGATCACGGCGTAGCCATGCAGGGGTCCGTCCTCCAGGACGGCCAGCAGCAGGCTGTCCAGATGCCCCTTGACATTGTCGGCCGCCATGCGGCGATGGTAGCGCGCCAGCGGTGGATAGGTTGGCTGCTCGGCTATGGATCAGGGTTCCAGGCCGCGAATGCCAGGGAAATTCCCGATGCATAAGTAGACTGCCTACATATACGGTGTGAGGCATGAGTTCCATCGAGAGGTCCGTCGAGACCAGGCCGAGGGTCGGGTTCGCGGCATCGCGCTGGGTGGTGCGGGTGTTGTTGTCACTGACCGCGGTGGCCGCGGTCGCTCAACCCCTCACCATCGGCCAGTATCTGGACGGCCGTTATGCGTTGCTGCAGATGCACAGTGCGGGCGCGGTGGCCCTGGAGACCTTCGGGCTGCTGCTGATCCCGCTGGTGATCTGGTACGTGGTGGCCGGCGGCCGGGTCTGGGTGTTGATCACGATCCTGTTGGCAGTGGCGATCGAGGTCCAGGCGGTGATGGGTTACGTCCGCGATCTCGGCGTGCACATCCCCCTCGGGGTGGCCGTCGTCGGCGGCGCGATCGTGCTGACCATCTGGTTCTGGTCGCCGTATTCCGCCAAGCACCGTCCGCGCCGCGCCCGCTCGGCGGTCGAGGATGCCGAGGCCGAGCCGGAGGGGGCGGTGGTCGGATGAGACGCCGTACGCTCTTCGGTCTGGCTGGTGCCGGATTGGCCGGGATGGCGGTCGGCCCGTTGGCGGGTTGCGCCGACAGTCCGGCCGGCCAGAGTGCCCGGTTGTTGCACAGCAGTCTGCGGCTGCCGCGGCCGTACCAGGTGCCAATGCCGATCCCTCCGGTGAAGAAACCGGTCGCCACACAGGCCGGCGTCACGTCGTACGAGATCGTCCAGCGCACCGCCGAGGTGGAAATGCTGCCGGGGTTGCGAACCACGATCATGGGATACGACGGGATCTTCCCGGGTCCGACGATCGAGGCCCGCCGTGGTGAACGGGTGGTCGTCCGGCACAAGAACCAGCTGCCGGTGCCCAGTGTCGTCCATCTGCACGGCGGCAACACCGCGCCGGCCAGCGACGGCTACCCGATCGACCTGGTGCTGCCCAGGCACTGGGACGGTGAGCAGACCGCTCATGATCACGGGGCCATGCGGGGAGATGTCGCGCTCGGTGAACGGGAGTATCACTACGACCATGATCAACAGGCTGCGACCCTGTGGTACCACGACCACCGGATGGATTTCACCGGGCCACAGGTGTGGCGGGGTATGGCCGGCTTCCATCTGATCCGCGACGACGTCGAGGACGAGCTGCCGCTGCCGCACGGTGATCGGGAGATTCCACTGATGATCACCGACCGTGCCTTCAAGGCCGACGGCAACCTGCACTACCCGGCGCTGGATCCACGGCTGATCAGCACGCCGGGAGTCACTGCTCCCTACGCGTCGGGGGTGTTGGGTGACGTGATCCTGGTCAACGGGGCA
This window harbors:
- a CDS encoding DUF6069 family protein, translated to MDRSATKDQNARAVDPTTVAHHKDDRRAAPRARRAIVILIALTAALLDWVLCAKIIGTDLVVDQGFGPQVVHPVLVAAAPIISGLAAWLLLAVLEHFLGRRAATVWRVIAGVVLIGSLWSPITMALSVPAAIALVSMHVVVGTTFIVGLPGRRVGG
- a CDS encoding FAD-binding and (Fe-S)-binding domain-containing protein, which translates into the protein MTDVTTADPADPADAVGPADHILDPAARDLLAELRRRGLGAAVDSSTLTRALYSSDASIYRVVPQLVTWPRTAEELVEIGRLAVDHEVPVTSRGAGTSIAGNAIGTGLILNTSKHLNKIVSIDPEAGTATVEPGVVHAALQREATRQGLRFGPDPSSHTRCTIGGMIGNNACGSRALGYGRTADNLVDLEIATADGTRMLITADSSPSDSALFTRLDALVRDHLGLIRTEFGRFGRQVSGYALENLLPERNFDVLKFLAGTEGTLAMITRATVRLVRDAPYKIMIALGYPSMAEAADAVPAILPYRPTAAEGLDSRIVDVVRRRQGEGAVPVLPRGAGWMLVELAGEDDHDVRDRAERLLADSGCLDGFIVDDPARTARLWKIREDGAGLAAVSLSRPAHGGWEDSAVPPEHLGAYLRDFEKLMGSYGVEGLPYGHFGDGCVHIRIDFPLWEEGGGDQYRRFVEDAAELVAGYGGSMSGEHGDGRARSALLPKMYSAEAIRLFGAVKQIFDPGNLLNPGVLVDPRPVDADLRIPQVRLRPLALADPGFTREVHRCTGVGKCVADNTAGGGVMCPSFQATGNEKDSTRGRARVLEEVINGRLVGGGWTAPEVHQALDLCLSCKGCRRDCPTGIDMAAYKARVLDETYAGKPRPRSHYALGQLPRWGRMITRLPGVARLANLGTRMPGLSRLIKSIAGIDRRRSLPAFETSRITDRVPIAGDAANLSGPSAAKPVIVWTDSLSSQFAGGPIPSAITVLERAGYQPYLLPRTACCGLTWISTGQLDGARRQLRNAAAVLAPYAEAGIPIVGLEPSCLAVWRSDAGELLDDPRIATVAAGIQSLAELLTHTDGWQPPDLTGVEVVVQPHCHHASVSGWQTDAALLARTGAAITTVGGCCGLAGNFGMEKGHYEVSVAVAEHDLLPAVRAADPEAIVLADGFSCRTQLAELGGRTAISLADLLAR
- a CDS encoding MarR family winged helix-turn-helix transcriptional regulator, whose translation is MSQTPWLNESEQRIWRTYLLGAAELWQRLDQALRPFNLSLNEYSILVCLSEGPDQRLRMSELADAVHQSRSRLTHTITRMEAAGLVRREASRSDRRGVWAELTQRGVELLQESAPAHVESVRRHLIGPAGPDDWEALGRVFDGLLDTPRDDGTLTPRHFILVAPTPTSDPDDEDVADDTDDAEDADDCLSEDPESPAASSGGYVRH
- a CDS encoding permease prefix domain 1-containing protein: MTTSTAEVTTIPGLLAALRARIPQTRVGAGRELITEMRDGLEDAAAAYREAGLPASIAEQKAVEDFGVNEIDRIASQCRTELGASATLRAAVVVGIGYPLILTSWALYYAVFQTVTRFTDGTSAGTGFTLIGALSVLFSTATVGFLRYRRRRTDRVHRVAITFTALSLASIAATYLLAFLSHRARSGPDAGLVAGIAVQQLSAVISGVMVCVVLYSFWRSTNAWRAERLLITTQRHS
- a CDS encoding PadR family transcriptional regulator, whose protein sequence is MAADNVKGHLDSLLLAVLEDGPLHGYAVIEAMQRRSGGELNLPTGTVYPALRRLETAGYLQGRWSTVGGRRRRTYSLTAVGRRALSERRTEWLRFSGAIQRVLGGTAR
- a CDS encoding multicopper oxidase family protein, translated to MRRRTLFGLAGAGLAGMAVGPLAGCADSPAGQSARLLHSSLRLPRPYQVPMPIPPVKKPVATQAGVTSYEIVQRTAEVEMLPGLRTTIMGYDGIFPGPTIEARRGERVVVRHKNQLPVPSVVHLHGGNTAPASDGYPIDLVLPRHWDGEQTAHDHGAMRGDVALGEREYHYDHDQQAATLWYHDHRMDFTGPQVWRGMAGFHLIRDDVEDELPLPHGDREIPLMITDRAFKADGNLHYPALDPRLISTPGVTAPYASGVLGDVILVNGAPWPELEVDAARYRFRILNASNARRYQLQLDPPPPGDGRGFTVIGTDGGLLSAPVRLESITTASAERHDVIIDFSRYPVGSEVVLANRLGSGSTATVMRFRVARKARDDSRIPATLTELEPLDTSNAIRREWRFTRKPSGGMTMWAINGRFFDPGRMDARPQLGRTEIWRFYTDLNHSVHVHLSPFRVISRTGHRPEPVEAGWKDTLDLRPTEYADVAVRFTNHRGHYLMHCHNLEHEDMGMMSAFEVV